From a single Sorghum bicolor cultivar BTx623 chromosome 5, Sorghum_bicolor_NCBIv3, whole genome shotgun sequence genomic region:
- the LOC8057110 gene encoding transcriptional corepressor SEUSS — protein MMPSGPPNPMGPGQPVGGAAASLLRTNSSLLSGGGQPGMMGGGGGGGGGMLSSQSPFSSLVSQRTQFGSNGLLGGASNVSSLLNRPPFGSGGPMQGPGSMQGGGMQMSTLQQRAGLDGGGDFISAGGSDALSFPSSSQVSLGNQMGSDNLQATSQQQQQQMDAVQDMQHQQLPMSYNQQQLPPQHSQQLQQPQATVKLENGGSMVSIKSEQQMGQPDQNGPGAQMMRSASVKLEPQQLQAQMMRSLSSVKMEQQTSDPSAFLQQQQQQQQQHHLLQLTKQIRNCPDLVSMGGPNTIANPQAAAAAQLTLLQQQRILHMQQQHQQQQQQQILKNLPLQRNQLQQQQQQHQQQQQQQQLLRQQSLNMRTPGKSPPYEPGTCAKRLTHYMYHQQNRPQDNNIEYWRNFVNEYFAPNAKKRWCVSLYGSGRQTTGVFPQDVWHCEICNRKPGRGFETTVEVLPRLCQIKYASGTLEELLYIDMPRESQNTSGQIILDYTKAIQESVFEQLRVVREGHLRIVFNPDLKIASWEFCARRHEELIPRRSIIPQVSNLGAVVQKYQAASQNSTSLSAQDMQNNCNSFVACARQLAKALEVPLVNDLGYTKRYVRCLQIAEVVNCMKDLIDHSRQTGSGPIDSLHNFPRRTPSGVSTLQPQQQQTEEQQAIPQSSTQSGQNSAPMAGVQPSASANGDVTSNNSLSCAPSTSAPSPSVVGLLQNSMNSRQDHPMSSTNGGPYNGGNAAIPKVNSTSSLQSNPSTSFPSPAPTTSNNSMMPAPQNTNQLSSPTTSSSIPPMQPPATRPQEAEQSDSQSSVQKILQDLMSSQMNGVGHSGNEMKTPNGLTHGVNGVNCLVGNAVTNNSGMGGMGFGAMSGFGHGMRTAMANNPMAMGARMGMNHGAHDLSQLGQLHQQQQQQHDIGNQLLGGFRSANGFNNIQYDWKPSQ, from the exons ATGATGCCGTCGGGCCCGCCGAACCCGATGGGGCCTGGGCAGCCGgtgggcggcgcggcggcgtcgCTGCTCCGGACAAACTCTTCCCTGCTCAGTGGTGGTGGCCAGCCGGGGAtgatgggcggcggcggcggtggtggcggtggcatgCTTTCTTCGCAGTCGCCCTTCTCCTCCCTTGTCTCCCAGCGCACGCAGTTTGGCAGCAATGGTCTGCTTGGAGGCGCCTCGAATGTCTCCTCGCTGCTGAACCGGCCGCCGTTCGGGAGTGGTGGCCCTATGCAAGGTCCAGGGTCGATGCAGGGTGGTGGGATGCAGATGAGTACGCTCCAGCAGAGAGCTGGGCTGGATGGTGGTGGCGATTTCATTAGTGCGGGAGGGTCGGATGCTCTGTCGTTCCCATCTTCCTCACAGGTCAGTTTGGGCAATCAGATGGGATCAGATAATCTGCAGGCGActtcgcagcagcagcagcagcagatggATGCTGTGCAGGATATGCAGCACCAGCAGCTACCAATGTCTTACAACCAGCAACAGTTGCCACCTCAACATTCGCAGCAGCTCCAGCAGCCACAGGCTACAGTGAAGTTGGAGAATGGAGGAAGCATGGTTAGCATCAAGTCAGAGCAGCAGATGGGGCAACCTGACCAGAATGGTCCTGGGGCCCAGATGATGCGAAGTGCTAGTGTCAAACTTGAGCCACAACAGCTGCAAGCCCAGATGATGAGGAGTTTAAGTTCAGTCAAGATGGAGCAACAGACGTCGGATCCATCAGCATtcttgcagcagcagcaacagcagcaacaacaacatcaTTTGTTGCAGCTGACAAAGCAGATTCGAAATTGTCCAGACCTTGTATCAATGGGTGGACCAAACACAATTGCAAACCCTCAAGCTGCTGCGGCTGCTCAACTGACCCTCTTACAGCAGCAACGGATCCTGCATATGCAACAACAgcatcagcagcagcaacaacaacagatTCTTAAGAACTTGCCTTTGCAGAGAAACCAgttgcagcaacagcaacagcagcatcaacaacagcagcaacagcagcagttaCTTCGTCAACAAAGTCTGAACATGAGAACTCCAGGAAAGTCGCCTCCTTATGAGCCAGGAACCTGTGCAAAGAGATTGACTCACTACATGTATCATCAACAAAACAGACCACAA GATAACAACATTGAGTACTGGAGAAACTTTGTCAATGAGTATTTTGCTCCAAATGCTAAAAAGAGGTGGTGTGTCTCGCTTTATGGAAGTGGTCGTCAAACTACTGGAGTTTTCCCTCAG GATGTATGGCACTGTGAGATTTGTAATCGGAAACCTGGCCGTGGTTTTG AAACAACGGTTGAGGTACTACCGCGATTATGCCAAATTAAATACGCCAGTGGTACACTGGAAGAACTTTTGTACATCGACATGCCACGTGAGTCCCAGAATACCTCAGGCCAGATTATTTTGGACTACACGAAAGCAATCCAAGAGAGTGTCTTTGAACAATTGCGTGTCGTACGGGAGGGGCATCTAAGGATAGTTTTTAATCCAGACCTTAAG ATTGCATCTTGGGAGTTTTGTGCTAGGCGTCATGAAGAACTTATTCCACGGAGATCTATAATACCACAG GTTAGTAATCTTGGCGCGGTTGTACAAAAGTACCAGGCTGCCTCCCAGAACTCAACGAGTTTGTCTGCTCAGGACATGCAGAATAATTGCAACTC GTTTGTTGCATGTGCCCGTCAATTGGCCAAAGCACTGGAGGTTCCTTTAGTAAATGATTTAGGGTACACAAAACGATATGTTCGCTGCCTTCAG ATTGCCGAGGTCGTAAACTGTATGAAGGATTTGATTGATCACAGCAGGCAGACTGGATCTGGACCCATTG ATAGCCTGCATAACTTCCCGCGGAGGACTCCTTCAGGGGTCAGCACTCTTCAACCACAGCAGCAGCAAACTGAGGAGCAGCAGGCTATTCCCCAGAGTTCAACCCAGAGTGGCCAAAATTCTGCTCCCATGGCTGGCGTGCAGCCTTCTGCCTCTGCCAATGGTGATGTGACATCAAATAATTCTCTCAGTTGTGCACCTTCTACATCCGCGCCTTCACCGTCAGTTGTTGGGCTCTTGCAAAATTCAATGAATTCTAGACAAGATCATCCCATGAGCAGCACTAATGGTGGTCCATATAATGGAGGCAATGCTGCTATTCCGAAGGTGAACTCTACAAGCTCACTACAGTCAAATCCATCTACCTCTTTCCCTTCCCCAGCACCGACAACATCCAATAACAGCATGATGCCTGCTCCTCAAAATACAAATCAACTAAGCTCCCCAACTACATCATCAAGCATCCCTCCGATGCAGCCACCTGCTACTCGACCTCAGGAGGCTGAGCAAAGTGACTCGCAAAGCTCGGTTCAGAAGATCTTGCAAGATCTGATGTCATCACAGATGAATGGTGTTGGTCACTCGGGGAATGAGATGAAGACACCAAATGGACTAACCCATGGTGTTAATGGGGTTAATTGCTTAGTTGGCAATGCTGTCACGAATAACTCAGGAATGGGAGGAATGGGATTTGGCGCCATGAGTGGGTTCGGTCATGGGATGAGAACAGCAATGGCAAACAATCCGATGGCAATGGGTGCTAGGATGGGAATGAATCACGGTGCACATGACCTATCGCAACTGGGTCAGTTAcaccagcaacagcagcagcagcatgacATAGGAAACCAGCTGTTGGGCGGATTTAGATCAGCAAACGGCTTCAATAACATTCAATATGACTGGAAACCCTCACAATAG
- the LOC8057111 gene encoding F-box/LRR-repeat protein 12 produces the protein MERETIDVSLENSISYLSDDCLLSIFNKLESESERSAFGLTCKNWFKIRNLGRKSLTFHCSFNPTIDKEHAKCIPKILAHSPCLNRISLAGLTELPDSALSTLRMSGLSLKSLSFYCCSGITDDGLAQVAIGCPNLVVVELQSCFNITDVGLESLSKGCRALKSVNIGSCMGISDQGVSAIFSNCSNVCTLIITGCRRLSGVGFRDCSSSFCYLEAESCMLSPYGLLDVVSGSGLKYLNLHKLGSSTGLDGLGNLAFAKSLCFLNLRMCRYLTDDSVVAIASGCPLLEEWNLAVCHGVHLPGWSAIGLYCNKLRVLHVNRCRHICDQSLLALGNGCPRLEVLHINGCAKITNNGLALFTISRPHVNLRVDEVLSIGPSIENLFQMH, from the coding sequence ATGGAAAGAGAGACAATAGATGTCAGCTTAGAGAACTCCATCAGTTACCTATCTGATGATTGCTTGCTTTCTATATTTAACAAGCTAGAAAGCGAGTCAGAGAGGAGTGCTTTTGGTTTAACTTGCAAGAATTGGTTCAAAATTCGAAACCTTGGTCGGAAATCACTAACATTCCATTGTTCTTTTAACCCTACAATAGACAAGGAGCATGCCAAGTGCATCCCTAAGATATTGGCTCACTCACCTTGTCTTAACCGGATATCCCTTGCTGGGCTCACAGAGCTACCTGACTCAGCTTTGAGCACACTGAGAATGTCTGGATTATCTCTAAAATCCCTTTCATTCTACTGCTGTTCTGGTATAACAGATGATGGTTTAGCACAGGTGGCAATTGGGTGCCCTAATCTGGTGGTTGTTGAACTTCAAAGCTGCTTTAATATTACAGATGTTGGTTTGGAAAGTCTTTCAAAAGGCTGCCGTGCTTTGAAGAGTGTAAACATTGGTTCTTGCATGGGCATTTCAGACCAAGGGGTTTCTGCAATCTTTAGCAATTGTTCAAACGTTTGCACACTAATCATTACAGGCTGCAGGCGTCTGTCTGGTGTTGGATTCAGAGATTGTTCAAGTTCGTTTTGTTACCTTGAAGCTGAGTCTTGCATGCTTTCTCCATATGGTTTGTTGGACGTAGTTAGTGGCAGTGGGCTCAAGTACCTGAACTTGCACAAGTTAGGAAGCTCAACTGGTCTGGATGGCCTGGGTAACCTTGCTTTCGCTAAAAGCCTCTGCTTCCTGAATCTCAGGATGTGTCGCTACCTCACAGATGATTCCGTAGTAGCAATAGCCAGTGGGTGCCCATTGCTTGAGGAGTGGAACCTTGCTGTCTGCCATGGGGTCCATTTACCTGGATGGTCTGCAATCGGGTTGTACTGCAATAAGCTAAGAGTGCTGCATGTGAACCGCTGCCGACACATCTGTGACCAGAGCTTGCTGGCCCTCGGCAATGGCTGTCCACGCCTCGAAGTTCTGCATATAAATGGCTGTGCCAAGATCACCAATAACGGCCTGGCTTTATTTACCATTTCCAGGCCCCATGTGAACCTAAGGGTGGATGAAGTTTTGTCCATTGGCCCTTCCATTGAGAATTTGTTCCAGATGCATTGA